A window from Cryptomeria japonica chromosome 1, Sugi_1.0, whole genome shotgun sequence encodes these proteins:
- the LOC131028679 gene encoding non-specific lipid transfer protein GPI-anchored 5, whose product MAGSKVTHTTATPLIVVILCLVVLMASVGKQGVMAQSSCTSALVSLSPCLNYISGNETTPSQGCCTALATVVKNNPSCLCQLLTGNNQLGIAINQTRALAMPAECKVTTPPVSQCQSSGAPTTSPSPTTSGVPPTSPSGNGSGAPTTEATPSSNPTQNNSASNIFASPVLKVVTAVVLAAVVM is encoded by the exons ATGGCAGGATCAAAAGTAACACACACAACTGCGACGCCATTAATTGTGGTAATATTGTGCTTGGTGGTCCTCATGGCTTCTGTAGGAAAGCAAGGTGTGATGGCGCAGTCAAGCTGTACCAGTGCCCTTGTGAGCTTATCGCCATGTCTCAATTATATCTCGGGAAATGAGACGACCCCTTCTCAGGGGTGCTGCACTGCCCTTGCTACTGTAGTGAAAAATAATCCGTCTTGTCTGTGCCAGCTGCTGACTGGTAATAATCAGTTGGGAATTGCCATTAATCAGACTCGAGCTCTGGCGATGCCCGCTGAATGCAAAGTTACCACGCCGCCTGTCAGCCAATGCCAAA GTTCAGGGGCTCCTACAACTTCCCCTTCTCCTACAACTTCAGGGGTCCCTCCTACTTCTCCTTCTGGCAACGGTTCTGGTGCTCCAACTACAGAGGCGACCCCGAGTTCGAATCCCACCCAGAACAATTCAGCTTCGAACATTTTTGCATCCCCTGTCCTTAAGGTCGTAACAGCGGTGGTATTGGCTGCAGTTGTGATGTGA
- the LOC131028674 gene encoding non-specific lipid transfer protein GPI-anchored 5-like — translation MAGSRVTHTTLTPSTVVILSVVVLMAAMGNQGVMAQSGCTTALVSLSPCLNYISGNQTTPSQGCCTALATVVKNNPSCLCQLLTGNNQLGIAINQTRALALPGECKVTTPPVSQCQGSGSPTTSPSPTVSEVPPTSPSVSGSGTPTTEATPSSNPTQNNSASSIFAFPVFKVLAVVVLAVVVM, via the exons ATGGCAGGATCAAGAGTAACACACACAACACTGACACCCTCAACTGTAGTAATATTGAGCGTGGTGGTCCTCATGGCTGCTATGGGGAATCAGGGTGTGATGGCGCAGTCAGGCTGTACCACTGCCCTTGTGAGCTTATCACCTTGTCTCAATTATATCTCGGGAAATCAGACGACCCCTTCTCAGGGGTGCTGCACTGCCCTTGCTACCGTAGTGAAGAATAATCCGTCTTGTCTGTGCCAGCTGCTGACTGGTAATAATCAGTTGGGAATTGCCATTAATCAGACTCGAGCTCTGGCTCTGCCCGGAGAATGCAAAGTCACCACGCCACCTGTCAGCCAATGCCAGG GTTCAGGGTCTCCTACAACTTCCCCTTCTCCCACAGTTTCAGAGGTCCCTCCTACTTCCCCGTCTGTCAGCGGTTCCGGCACTCCAACTACGGAGGCAACCCCGAGTTCGAATCCCACCCAGAACAATTCAGCTTCTAGCATATTTGCATTCCCTGTGTTTAAGGTTCTAGCAGTGGTGGTATTAGCTGTAGTTGTGATGTGA